The Pygocentrus nattereri isolate fPygNat1 chromosome 17, fPygNat1.pri, whole genome shotgun sequence genome window below encodes:
- the rnf2 gene encoding E3 ubiquitin-protein ligase RING2: MTQTVQTNGVQPLSKTWELSLYELQRTPQEAITDGLEIAVSPRSLHSELMCPICLDMLKNTMTTKECLHRFCADCIITALRSGNKECPTCRKKLVSKRSLRPDPNFDALISKIYPSRDEYEAHQERVLARISKHNNQQALSHSIEEGLKIQAMNRLQRGKKHQIENGSGAEDNGDSSHCSNASVHSNQEAGPSIKRTKTSDDSGLDMDNATENGGGDMALDGASEIELVFRPHPTLMEKEDAAQTRYIKTSGNATVDHLSKYLAVRLALEELRKNGGASPINVEAASEKQYTIYIPTANNQFTVLNGSFSLELVSEKYWKVNKPMELYFAPTKEHK, encoded by the exons ATGACTCAGACAGTTCAGACAAATGGGGTCCAACCCCTCAGCAAGACCTGGGAGCTGAGTCTCTACGAGCTACAGAGAACTCCACAG GAGGCCATCACAGATGGTCTGGAGATAGCCGTGTCCCCCCGTAGCTTACACAGCGAGCTGATGTGTCCCATCTGCCTGGACATGCTGAAGAATACCATGACCACTAAGGAGTGCCTGCACCGCTTCTGTGCAGACTGCATCATCACAGCCCTCAGATCTGG GAACAAGGAGTGTCCGACGTGCAGAAAGAAGCTGGTGTCGAAGCGTTCGCTCCGTCCCGACCCCAACTTCGATGCCCTGATCAGTAAAATATACCCCAGCAGAGACGAATACGAGGCCCACCAGGAGAGAGTGCTGGCCCGCATCAGCAAGCACAACAACCAGCAGGCCCTCAGCCACAGCATTGAGGAGGGCCTCAAGATCCAGGCCATGAACAG ACTGCAGCGGGGGAAGAAGCACCAGATTGAGAACGGCAGCGGCGCAGAGGACAACGGGGACAGTTCACACTGCAGCAATGCTTCAGTGCACAGTAACCAGGAGGCAGGTCCCAGTATCAAACGCACCAAAACCTCAGACGACTCAGGCCTGGACATGGACAACGCCACAGAGAACGGCGGAGGGGACATGGCCCTGGATGGAGCCAGTGAGATCGAGCTTGTGTTCAGGCCTCATCCCACGCTGATGGAGAAAGAAGACGCCGCACAAACAAG GTACATCAAGACTTCGGGGaacgccacagtggatcatctctCCAAATACCTGGCTGTGAGACTCGCCTTGGAGGAGCTGCGCAAGAACGGAGGGGCCAGTCCCATCAATGTGGAGGCGGCCAGCGAAAAACAGTACACCATCTACATCCCCACAGCCAACAACCAGTTCACT